In the Labeo rohita strain BAU-BD-2019 unplaced genomic scaffold, IGBB_LRoh.1.0 scaffold_1284, whole genome shotgun sequence genome, one interval contains:
- the LOC127157964 gene encoding nuclear factor 7, brain-like, which produces MTNGTPYGLVDDKQSVCLVCRDSEKHVNHTFRPISEVLSSHKEELNTALTSLQNKLKHAEEMKTECNKTVQHIKSQAEHTERQIKEEFEKLHQFLRDEEEATITALREEEEQKNRMMKEKLEEMNRHISALSHTIKDTEEMMKANDVCFLKNFNITMGRVQISQPDPQMTAKYSPKALLGATPLSVFGF; this is translated from the exons ATGACGAATGGGACACCCTACGGTCTAGTGGAC GACAAACAGTCTGTGTGTTTAGTGTGCAGAGACTCAGAGAAACACGTCAATCACACATTCAGACCCATCAGTGAAGTGCTTTCATCTCATAAG GAGGAACTAAATACAGCACTGACATCCCTACAAAACAAACTCAAACATGCAGAAGAAATGAAAACAGAGTGTAATAAAACAGTTCAACACATCAAG TCTCAAGCTGAGCACACAGAGCGTCAGATTAAAGAGGAGTTTGAAAAGCTTCATCAGTTTCtcagagatgaagaagaagctacaatcactgcactgagagaagaagaggagcagaagaaccggatgatgaaggagaagctggaggagatgaacagacacatctcagctctttcacacacaatcaaagACACTGAGGAGATGATGAAAGCCAATGACGTCTGCTTTCTGAAG AACTTTAACATCACGATGGGAAG AGTCCAGATCTCACAGCCGGATCCACAGATGA CAGCTAAATACTCCCCAAAGGCTCTTTTAGGAGCCACACCACTTAGCGTCTTTGGCTTT